The Hornefia porci genome contains the following window.
TTTCTCCACGATACCCATCGAATAAATTTCTTTTTTTACAAAATGAAATACGGTTCCGTCGGAAATATGCGAGCTGTTATACCCTTTATAGACGGTAACCTCTTTCTGATAGGGCACACGATCTGTCATGCCATGAAGATACAGTGCGCTTTGAAACGAATAGATACATCTGCTGTTTGTAGTTTGAAAGAAATAGTACTCATCATAATCACCGGAAGCATCACAATAAATACCTCTTGCAACTCTCTCAATGCGTCCTTTTTTGACCATTTCCGAGAGATACCAGGAAGGGATTCCCTGATCCCTTACCATAGAGGATGTGACAATTCCGTTATTTGCCTTTGCTATTGAATTAATCTTATCGTAAGCCGTCATAGTTTCTTCCTTTCATGCTTACATTATTGCATATTGTTAGCGCAAAAGCAAGAACCATATCCATTTGACAACGATTCATCTGGGTCCCGTCACTATATGGAATTGAATACCACTGTTAATAACCTGTGCCTTCACAATACAGGAAGAACTGTCATCGCTCGTTCTCGATCCCCTTTTCGCTCTTTTCGCGCTGTTTTTCCATTGCATGATCGATGGACGTGATCATCTCATCGGCGGTCTTTCTGATTCGTTCCAGCGAGTTCTTCAGTTCCTTTGTTTCTTTCCCGGAGGACCATCCGGCCACATATCCGAAGGTATAATCCGCAGTATCCAGGCCGAAGTGACTGCAGACAGTGTAGGCGATACTCTCCGCCTCGACTTCTTTTGTACTGCGGTCCGGTGGCTTTTCCTCATCCATATTCTCTTTGGAATGAAGTCTCTGGTGACTGATTTCATGGATCATGGTTTTGATGGTCTGGACCTGACTCATGCCGGAGCGTATAGCAATTCGCTTTGCCCCATCATCGTAATAACCGTTGGCGCCGCCCTGGATGTTCTCGGAACAGATGGGAACCGGACAGATATCCTTCAGCGCATTGAACAGTTTGTGATAGTTTTTCACTTCTCCGGTCAGTTCATTGACGCCGATCATTGGAATCTCTCTGCCTTCTGTCTGTTCATAGGCGAACACGCTGACCACCCGAAAGCCGGTGATCTCGATGATCTCACTATCCGCATCGTCTGTTACATCTTTCTCCACCTTATACTTGCAGGGAGCCAGAATACGGATCCCTTTTTCTCCTTTGCGGACCTGCCGGTCGAATTCCTTCTGCCATGTCCGGTAGCCTGCAACCAGAGATGCGGAAGGGTACTGCATGGCGATCAGAAGGCAGTTGTTCAGAGAGTAGTGGTGGAATTTGCTCATGCATTTCAGCATTTCCCGGTACTTGTCGCTTTCAAATACTTCCTTCACGCCTTCCTCCAGCCGGTCGGTGATCTCCCGGATCTGCTCCTGCCGGCTCTTCCGTTCAGGACCTCGCTTCTTCTTTTCATCCAAATCTCGTTTCTCCTTTCTGCCGCAGGGCTCTCAGAAACATCAGCTCATCGTTGTAATCCTTTCCGTGAACAGGCGACTCATCCCGGATGTGGTACCGTTCATTCAACCAGCCGCTGATTGATGCAGCCGCACCTCTTCCGGCGGAGTCATCATCCAGATGGAGAATGATTTCTTCCGTTCCCGGATGATGATCCAGATAATTTTCAAGTGCTGCCGGAAGCTTCACGGCATTCGCTCCTCCATATACGCCGCCCAGAGAGAGCAGTGAGTCACTGTTCCATCTTTCTCCGTTTATCTTCCGGATTGTGGCATAGGACAGAAGGTCGATAGCACCTTCAAAGATATGAACGCATTTTCCCGTGCCTTCGATCCGGAAGGAAAAGTGCTTGTCGGAGCCTGCAGCCTCGCCCATGATCCGGTCTTTTCCGGTCCCCCGGAAGAAAGCGTATCTCGCTTTTTTGTTCT
Protein-coding sequences here:
- a CDS encoding DUF3991 and TOPRIM domain-containing protein — encoded protein: MAGFTAKEIEHAREMDLLTYLRQNDPGNLIHISGGEYCTREHDSLKISNGKWMWWSRGFGGVSALDYLIKVKDVPFTEAVGMILGTEAKQPPFSFVPKDGKAKRLLLPEKAQDNHVVLRYLTGRGIDREILEECIAGGLLYESLPSHSAVFLGLDENKKARYAFFRGTGKDRIMGEAAGSDKHFSFRIEGTGKCVHIFEGAIDLLSYATIRKINGERWNSDSLLSLGGVYGGANAVKLPAALENYLDHHPGTEEIILHLDDDSAGRGAAASISGWLNERYHIRDESPVHGKDYNDELMFLRALRQKGETRFG
- a CDS encoding type IV toxin-antitoxin system AbiEi family antitoxin domain-containing protein → MTAYDKINSIAKANNGIVTSSMVRDQGIPSWYLSEMVKKGRIERVARGIYCDASGDYDEYYFFQTTNSRCIYSFQSALYLHGMTDRVPYQKEVTVYKGYNSSHISDGTVFHFVKKEIYSMGIVEKPTVFGNAVRVYDKERTICDLIAGRKNVDVEIFSHAMKAYASDPDRDYKKLRVYAGVMKIEKKVDDILEVI
- a CDS encoding ArdC-like ssDNA-binding domain-containing protein, whose protein sequence is MDEKKKRGPERKSRQEQIREITDRLEEGVKEVFESDKYREMLKCMSKFHHYSLNNCLLIAMQYPSASLVAGYRTWQKEFDRQVRKGEKGIRILAPCKYKVEKDVTDDADSEIIEITGFRVVSVFAYEQTEGREIPMIGVNELTGEVKNYHKLFNALKDICPVPICSENIQGGANGYYDDGAKRIAIRSGMSQVQTIKTMIHEISHQRLHSKENMDEEKPPDRSTKEVEAESIAYTVCSHFGLDTADYTFGYVAGWSSGKETKELKNSLERIRKTADEMITSIDHAMEKQREKSEKGIENER